In Monodelphis domestica isolate mMonDom1 chromosome 4, mMonDom1.pri, whole genome shotgun sequence, one DNA window encodes the following:
- the LOC103103935 gene encoding 60S acidic ribosomal protein P2-like → MHYEAAYLLAVLGSNDCPNSKDLKKIQDNFGLEADEEWLKAIGKFKNMGQWSSKLACVGGVGGVELLLSEESEDDMGFGLFDSAHLDP, encoded by the coding sequence ATGCACTATGAGGCTGCCTACCTTTTGGCTGTCCTTGGCAGCAATGACTGCCCCAACTCCAAGGACCTGAAGAAGATCCAAGACAACTTTGGCTTGGAGGCAGATGAGGAGTGGCTCAAGGCCATTGGCAAGTTCAAGAACATGGGGCAGTGGAGCAGTAAGCTGGCCTGTGTAGGGGGAGTTGGGGGGGTGGAGTTGTTGCTATCAGAAGAGTCCGAGGATGACATGGGCTTTGGGCTCTTTGACAGCGCCCACCTGGATCCTTGA
- the RRP8 gene encoding ribosomal RNA-processing protein 8 → MFEEPEWAEEPQSLATRPPPIPRARNGPAPRAKGLHRQRLQATLQSLQAEAFSYQLLNQGDNGSDSESDSGEKKRKKRKKTPKQAPLMEENSKLIVQGIKSKKEESKGSGVPKSGDLTPILPQKDSGLDRPTLSPVEDGNDTGPRLSRKQWRNRQKNKRRQKNKFLPSKPQSSPAAEEEETPPAQTGECEPELGVGEPGASLDRGGVLRAKMKQRLEGARFRFLNERLYSVTSSMASHIFQEDPEAFELYHRGFQNQLKRWPLKPVDRIVKDLKQRPASLVVADFGCGDCRLASSVKNTVHCFDLAALDPRVIVCDMAQVPLKDESVDIAVFCLSLMGTNLSDFLKEANRVLKPGGLLKVAEVASRFVDMRGFLGALAQLGFKLVSKDLSNSYFYLLNFHKIGPPKAQGPLRGLTLRPCLYKRR, encoded by the exons GGCCTTCACCGTCAGCGTCTTCAAGCTACACTACAGTCACTACAGGCTGAGGCATTTTCATATCAGCTCCTTAACCAAGGGGACAATGGCTCTGACTCAGAATCTGATTctggggagaagaagagaaaaaagaggaagaagactcCCAAACAGGCTCCACTTATGGAGGAAAACTCAAAGTTAATAGTCCAAGGAATAAAatccaagaaagaagaaagcaaag GCTCTGGAGTCCCAAAGAGTGGTGACCTGACCCCTATACTTCCCCAGAAGGACTCAGGCCTTGACAGACCCACCCTCAGCCCAGTGGAAGATGGGAATGACACAGGTCCAAGGCTAAGCCGAAAACAATGGAGAAACCGTCAGAAAAACAAACGGAGGCAGAAGAATAAATTTCTGCCCTCAAAGCCACAGAGTTCTCCAGCTGCTGAGGAGGAAGAGACCCCCCCTGCCCAGACAGGGGAGTGTGAGCCAGAGTTGGGAGTAGGGGAGCCAGGGGCATCTTTGGACCGCGGTGGGGTATTGCGAGCAAAGATGAAGCAGCGGCTTGAGGGAGCTCGTTTCCGCTTTCTCAATGAGCGGCTATACTCTGTGACAAGCAGCATGGCAAGCCACATCTTTCAGGAAGACCCAGAAGCCTTTGAGCTCTATCATCGTGGCTTTCAGAACCAGCTAAAGCGATGGCCCTTGAAGCCCGTGGACCGAATCGTGAAGGACTTGAAACAGCG GCCAGCATCCCTAGTTGTGGCAGATTTTGGCTGTGGGGACTGTCGCCTTGCCTCCAGTGTCAAGAACACTGTTCACTGCTTTGACCTGGCTGCACTTGACCCCCGTGTCATAGTCTGTGACATGGCCCAG GTTCCCCTCAAAGATGAGTCTGTGGACATTGCTGTTTTCTGCCTTTCGTTGATGGGAACAAACCTGAGTGACTTCCTGAAGGAGGCAAATCGAGTGCTAAAACCAGG AGGTCTGTTGAAAGTGGCTGAGGTAGCCAGCCGGTTTGTGGATATGAGGGGTTTCTTGGGAGCTTTAGCTCAGTTGGGCTTCAAGCTTGTCTCCAAG GATCTGAGCAACAGCTACTTCTACCTGTTAAACTTCCACAAGATAGGGCCTCCCAAGGCTCAGGGTCCCCTTCGAGGCCTGACTTTGAGGCCATGTCTGTACAAGCGCCGATGA